The Burkholderia cepacia genome includes a region encoding these proteins:
- a CDS encoding L,D-transpeptidase, which produces MEQKSSAAKRIVVDLSNQRVEAFEGAARVFRFDCVTGDSEHPTDRGAFRIMRKYPTYRSRAYDVQMDYAMFFTGDGKALHQYHGPMPLSLVRMARNTVSDWFGSHGCVRLAEADAKRLYDWAPMGTVVQVS; this is translated from the coding sequence GTGGAACAAAAATCGTCGGCGGCGAAAAGAATCGTCGTCGACCTCTCGAATCAGCGCGTGGAAGCGTTTGAAGGGGCGGCGAGGGTGTTCCGCTTCGATTGTGTGACTGGAGACAGTGAGCATCCGACCGATCGTGGCGCCTTCCGCATCATGCGGAAATACCCTACCTATCGCAGTCGCGCCTATGACGTGCAAATGGATTACGCGATGTTCTTCACGGGAGACGGCAAAGCGCTTCACCAGTACCACGGGCCGATGCCGCTGTCGCTTGTGAGAATGGCGCGCAATACCGTCAGCGACTGGTTCGGATCGCACGGCTGCGTACGCCTGGCCGAGGCCGATGCGAAACGACTGTACGACTGGGCCCCGATGGGAACCGTGGTGCAGGTATCGTGA
- a CDS encoding CaiB/BaiF CoA transferase family protein: MGALSHIRVLDLTRVLAGPWCAQTLADFGADVIKVERPGAGDDTRHWGPPYLKDADGADTAEAAYYLAANRNKRSVTVDIATPEGQQIVRELAAQSDVVLENYKVGQLKKYGLDYDSLRAVKPDLVYCSVTGFGQTGPYAHRAGYDFIVQGIGGFMSITGERDGEPGGGPQKAGVAIADLATGLYSTIAVLAALTHRDRTGEGQYIDMALLDVQVALLANMNTNFLASGKPPVRWGNAHPNIVPYQTFQTSDGWIIVAVGNDGQFRKFVEAGGRPGLADDERFATNPSRVRHRDTLVPILAEMVKARGKADWIDALEAAGVPCGPINDLEEVFDNEQVVARGMQVSLPHPSGADAKLVRNPIRMSATPPDARTAPPLLGAQTDDVLRDMLGYDDVRIAALRAKQAI, translated from the coding sequence ATGGGTGCCCTGAGCCATATCCGCGTGCTGGATCTCACCCGCGTGCTCGCGGGCCCGTGGTGCGCGCAGACGCTTGCCGATTTCGGCGCGGACGTGATCAAGGTCGAGCGCCCGGGCGCCGGCGACGACACGCGCCACTGGGGGCCGCCGTACCTGAAGGACGCGGACGGCGCGGATACCGCCGAGGCCGCGTACTACCTCGCGGCGAACCGCAACAAGCGCTCGGTGACGGTCGACATCGCCACGCCCGAGGGCCAGCAGATCGTGCGCGAACTCGCCGCGCAAAGCGACGTCGTGCTCGAGAACTACAAGGTCGGCCAGTTGAAGAAATACGGGCTCGATTACGACTCGCTGCGCGCGGTGAAACCCGACCTCGTCTACTGCTCGGTCACCGGCTTCGGCCAGACGGGCCCGTACGCGCACCGCGCGGGCTACGACTTCATCGTCCAGGGGATCGGCGGCTTCATGAGCATCACCGGCGAGCGCGACGGCGAGCCGGGCGGCGGCCCGCAGAAGGCCGGCGTCGCGATCGCCGACCTCGCGACCGGCCTCTACTCGACGATCGCGGTGCTCGCCGCCCTCACCCACCGCGACCGGACGGGCGAAGGCCAGTACATCGACATGGCGCTGCTCGACGTGCAGGTCGCGCTGCTCGCGAACATGAACACCAACTTCCTCGCGAGCGGCAAGCCGCCGGTGCGCTGGGGCAACGCGCATCCGAACATCGTGCCGTACCAGACGTTCCAGACGAGCGACGGGTGGATCATCGTCGCGGTCGGCAACGACGGGCAGTTCCGCAAGTTCGTCGAGGCGGGCGGCCGGCCCGGGCTGGCCGACGACGAGCGCTTCGCGACGAATCCTTCGCGCGTGCGCCACCGCGACACGCTGGTGCCGATCCTCGCGGAAATGGTGAAGGCGCGCGGCAAGGCCGACTGGATCGACGCGCTCGAAGCGGCCGGCGTGCCGTGCGGGCCGATCAACGATCTCGAAGAAGTGTTCGACAACGAGCAGGTCGTCGCGCGCGGGATGCAGGTGTCGCTGCCGCACCCGAGCGGCGCGGACGCGAAGCTCGTGCGCAACCCGATCCGGATGAGCGCGACGCCGCCCGACGCGCGTACCGCTCCGCCGCTGCTCGGCGCACAGACCGACGACGTGCTGCGCGACATGCTCGGCTACGACGATGTGCGGATCGCGGCACTGAGGGCGAAACAGGCGATTTGA